The Streptomyces sp. NBC_01298 genome contains the following window.
TGACGGCCTGGTACGCGCGGCGGGGTCTTCCGGCCTACCTCCAGACCTCCACGGGGGCCGCGGGGACGCAGGAGGCGCTGTGCGCGGGGCTGGAGGACCGGGGCTGGGTCCGCGAGGTGTCGGCGCAGGTCCAGGTCGGCGGGCTGGCGGCGGTGGCGGACCTGGACGTGGACGACGCCGTGGTCGCGGACGTACGGCTGACCCGTACTCCGGACGAGGACTGGCTCTCCCGCTACGGACGGGTCAAGGACCCGCAGACCGCACGCCGCGTCCTGACGGCCGGGCCCTCGGTGTGGTTCGCGACGGTACCCGGCCGGGCGATCGGGCGGCTCGTGGTGGACGGCCGGTGGGCCGGGTTCGCGGCCGTGGAGGTCGACCCCGAGCACCGGCGCCGCGGCCTCGCCTCGGCCGTGATGGCGGCGCTGGCGCGGCGCGCGCTGGAGGAGGGCGCGTCGGCCGCGTGGCTCCAGGTGGAGAGCGACAACGCCGGGGCCCAGGGGCTGTACGGGCGCATGGGCTTCGGGACGCACCACACGTACCACCACTACCGCCGGGCGGCCCTGTGACCTCGCCCTGGCGGGAGCGGTTCGCCGCCGAGGCGCGGGCGGAGCGGCCCGACCTGGCCACGCTGTGCCTGCTGCTGGCCGCGGAGGGGGATCCGGAGCTCGACGAACGGGCCATGGACTGGGCGCAGATCGAGCTGGACCGGCTGGCGGGCATGCTGCCGTACGGGCTGCGGGGCGCTCGCGCGTGGGCTTCGGCGGTGTCCGAACTGCTCGGCGGGCGGATGGGTTTCCACGGCACCCCTGCCGACTACGACCGGCTCTCGTCCTCGCTGCTGCACGAGGTGCTGCGGCGGCGCCGGGGGCTGCCGATCCTGCTGTCCGTGGTGTGGCTGGAGGTGGCCCGGCGGGCCGGGGCTCCGGTGTACGGGCTGGCCCTGCCGGGGCACTTCGTGGTGGGCTTCGGGGATCCGGAGGAGGGCGTGGTCGTCGACCCCTTCGCGGGGGGCGCCTCGCTGGGCGCGGGTCCGGCGGAGCTGGCGGCGGGGCCGCGGACCGCGGCGCGCACGATGGACATCGTCCTGCGGATCCTGAACAACATCCGGGCGTGGGCATCGACGCGGCCCGAGCACTCGGGGGTGGCGCTGTGGGCGCTGGACCTGGCGCTGCTGCTGCCCTCGCATCCGGCGGCGTTGCGGTACGAGCGGGCGAAGCTGCTGGTGGAGCGGGGGGAGTTCGCGGTGGGGGCGGCGGAGATGGAGTCCTACGCGGTGGTCGTGGACGTGATCGATCCGCCGTCCGCGGTGCGGATTCGGGCCGAGGCGATGGCTGCGCGGGCCCTGCTGAATTAGGCCGCCGGCCCGGCTTCCGCTGCGCGGGGCGGAGTCCCGCTGCGACCCTTTGCCGCTGCGCGGGGCCGAGAGTTCCTTGCCGCGGCCTTGCCGCTGGTGGGGCGGAGTTCCCCTACCCGCCCTTCCACCGTTCCCCGGGCGCTGCCCGGACCCCGGTCCTCAAACGCCGGACGGGCTGGGAGGGGAAAGGGTCCCGGGCTGCGCCCGGACCCCTCTGGGGCT
Protein-coding sequences here:
- a CDS encoding GNAT family N-acetyltransferase, translating into MEITAGGRLEIRITPADVGKRVSVRRVEHGSTGTPRFTDTVGVLTSWNDGVVTITRKTGESVRIAESALVAGKVVPAAPARRRGPAASFEELSRVCARAWVPLESEPLGEWTLRAAGGFTRRANSVLPLGDPGVPLDDALERVTAWYARRGLPAYLQTSTGAAGTQEALCAGLEDRGWVREVSAQVQVGGLAAVADLDVDDAVVADVRLTRTPDEDWLSRYGRVKDPQTARRVLTAGPSVWFATVPGRAIGRLVVDGRWAGFAAVEVDPEHRRRGLASAVMAALARRALEEGASAAWLQVESDNAGAQGLYGRMGFGTHHTYHHYRRAAL
- a CDS encoding transglutaminase-like domain-containing protein, which gives rise to MTSPWRERFAAEARAERPDLATLCLLLAAEGDPELDERAMDWAQIELDRLAGMLPYGLRGARAWASAVSELLGGRMGFHGTPADYDRLSSSLLHEVLRRRRGLPILLSVVWLEVARRAGAPVYGLALPGHFVVGFGDPEEGVVVDPFAGGASLGAGPAELAAGPRTAARTMDIVLRILNNIRAWASTRPEHSGVALWALDLALLLPSHPAALRYERAKLLVERGEFAVGAAEMESYAVVVDVIDPPSAVRIRAEAMAARALLN